A single genomic interval of Cloacibacillus sp. harbors:
- a CDS encoding glycine/sarcosine/betaine reductase component B subunit: MEHTKKLRIGNFHVKDIVFGEKTSFKNGVLTINKGEAVASLDPDKELKNIDIYIVHPGDETRILPCKVGLEPRFRPDGRATFPGVTGGLTIESCGDGDLYAMKGINVIACGKYSQAAEGMLDMSGPGAEHSIFAKMVNLVVYAELVNPTKLDQPFRNEAPLKMAAHYLADYVAASLKGQEPEDWECYELEPGAEEAEKKGLPRVALFFQIKAQVGKDKFFNERIFGIDCENMLPFLMHPNAVFDGQITSQGGLYGEGYCTYTYQNWPIIKRLYQEHGKTINFVGVVPFAVDVPNHFKQTVKVAGGELASLLKLDGAIVASVAGGSNYDVDFFFMCSELEHRGIKTVGLTPEHSGKSMLDPIADAIVSTGDSGTVFEFPPMKNVIGDLASVTRDFYHAAWTAHEKYGPSLRPDGSLIVNGCMIADSTNCAGITTKTVKEY; the protein is encoded by the coding sequence TTGGAACATACGAAAAAGCTGAGAATAGGTAATTTTCATGTTAAGGACATCGTGTTTGGTGAAAAGACCTCATTCAAAAACGGCGTGCTCACGATCAATAAAGGTGAAGCTGTCGCCTCTCTGGACCCGGACAAAGAACTTAAGAACATAGATATATATATTGTCCATCCTGGTGACGAGACACGTATCCTGCCCTGCAAGGTCGGTTTGGAGCCGCGCTTCCGTCCCGACGGACGCGCCACCTTCCCTGGCGTGACCGGCGGTCTGACGATCGAAAGCTGCGGCGACGGCGACCTTTACGCGATGAAGGGCATCAACGTCATCGCCTGCGGCAAGTATTCTCAGGCTGCCGAGGGTATGCTTGATATGAGCGGCCCCGGCGCGGAGCACTCCATCTTTGCGAAGATGGTAAATCTTGTGGTATACGCGGAACTGGTCAACCCCACAAAGCTGGACCAGCCCTTCAGAAATGAGGCCCCGCTGAAGATGGCCGCCCATTATCTGGCGGATTATGTGGCCGCTTCGCTGAAGGGGCAGGAGCCGGAAGACTGGGAATGCTACGAGCTTGAGCCCGGCGCCGAAGAGGCGGAGAAGAAGGGGCTTCCGAGGGTCGCCCTCTTCTTTCAGATCAAGGCTCAGGTAGGCAAGGATAAGTTCTTTAACGAGAGAATTTTCGGTATCGACTGCGAAAACATGCTGCCCTTCCTTATGCACCCCAACGCGGTATTCGACGGACAGATCACCAGCCAAGGCGGTCTCTACGGCGAGGGCTACTGCACCTATACCTATCAGAACTGGCCGATAATCAAGCGCCTCTATCAGGAGCACGGCAAGACTATCAATTTTGTCGGAGTTGTTCCCTTCGCGGTCGACGTGCCCAACCACTTCAAGCAGACAGTAAAGGTTGCCGGCGGCGAGCTGGCCTCCCTGCTGAAGCTTGACGGCGCGATCGTCGCCTCCGTCGCCGGCGGCAGCAACTACGACGTCGACTTTTTCTTTATGTGCTCCGAGCTGGAACATCGCGGTATCAAGACGGTGGGGCTTACTCCGGAACACAGCGGCAAATCGATGCTCGATCCCATCGCCGACGCCATCGTCTCCACCGGCGACTCCGGCACGGTCTTTGAATTCCCGCCGATGAAGAATGTGATCGGCGATCTCGCCTCCGTGACACGCGACTTCTATCACGCCGCGTGGACCGCTCACGAGAAGTACGGCCCCAGTCTGCGCCCGGACGGTTCCCTGATCGTAAACGGCTGCATGATCGCGGACAGCACCAACTGCGCCGGCATCACGACCAAGACAGTGAAGGAATACTAG
- a CDS encoding glycine/betaine/sarcosine/D-proline family reductase selenoprotein B: MKKVIFYANQFFGGVGGENEADFEPVIKEGPVGPALAFKAALKDAEVTHTIICGDNFMASHKDEALKRIAVFLEGKEFDIMAAGPAFRAGRYGVCCGEICKFAHEKYGVQAVTSMHEENPGVAMFKEEPFYIMKGGASAAKMRQDAAAMADIVNKMISGEEILWADAEGYFPHGIRKEVFAEKTAGDRAVDMLLAKLSGQPYETELKIEPRDNVVPSKAVGDLSKAKVAFVSTGGLVPLGNPDRIPGGTCSIWATYDVTGKDVLVKGDFYSVHCGINTDFVNANPEVLFPLSSFREFEKAGVIGELCNTLYSTTGNLATLKDARRMGKEIAEALKKEAVDAVVLVSTUGSCTRCGATMVKEIDRAGFPIVHVTNLVSVSKVTGANRIVPGYGLVSPFSDPLLTAEEQKAMQKNLVERALKAVSTDVTEQTFF; this comes from the coding sequence ATGAAAAAAGTTATATTCTATGCCAACCAGTTCTTTGGCGGCGTCGGCGGAGAAAACGAGGCGGATTTTGAGCCTGTCATCAAAGAGGGTCCCGTAGGCCCGGCGCTTGCCTTTAAGGCGGCTCTGAAAGATGCCGAGGTCACGCACACCATCATCTGCGGTGACAACTTTATGGCCAGCCACAAGGACGAGGCGCTGAAGCGCATCGCCGTCTTCCTTGAAGGCAAAGAGTTCGATATCATGGCCGCCGGCCCCGCCTTCCGCGCCGGACGTTACGGCGTCTGCTGCGGCGAAATATGCAAATTCGCGCACGAGAAATATGGCGTGCAGGCGGTCACCAGCATGCACGAGGAAAATCCCGGCGTGGCGATGTTCAAAGAGGAACCCTTCTATATCATGAAGGGCGGCGCGAGCGCCGCCAAGATGCGTCAGGACGCCGCGGCGATGGCCGACATCGTCAACAAAATGATCTCCGGCGAAGAGATACTCTGGGCCGACGCCGAGGGTTACTTTCCGCACGGCATCAGAAAAGAGGTCTTTGCGGAGAAGACCGCCGGCGACCGCGCCGTCGATATGCTTCTCGCCAAACTCTCAGGTCAGCCCTACGAGACCGAACTGAAGATCGAGCCGCGCGATAACGTAGTCCCTTCCAAGGCGGTCGGCGATCTCAGCAAGGCCAAGGTCGCCTTCGTCAGCACCGGCGGACTCGTTCCCCTCGGCAACCCTGACCGCATTCCCGGCGGCACCTGCTCTATATGGGCGACCTACGACGTCACCGGGAAGGATGTTCTTGTAAAGGGAGACTTCTACAGCGTCCACTGCGGCATCAACACCGACTTCGTCAACGCCAATCCGGAGGTCCTCTTCCCTCTCTCTTCCTTCAGGGAATTTGAGAAAGCCGGCGTGATCGGCGAGCTCTGCAACACCCTCTACTCGACCACCGGCAACCTGGCCACCCTCAAGGACGCCCGCCGGATGGGCAAAGAGATCGCCGAAGCGCTCAAGAAAGAGGCGGTCGACGCCGTAGTCCTTGTCAGTACCTGAGGAAGCTGCACTCGTTGCGGCGCAACGATGGTAAAAGAGATAGACAGAGCCGGTTTCCCCATAGTGCATGTCACAAACCTTGTCTCCGTATCCAAGGTCACCGGCGCGAACCGCATAGTTCCCGGTTATGGGCTTGTATCTCCCTTCAGCGATCCCCTGCTTACGGCCGAGGAGCAGAAGGCGATGCAGAAAAATCTCGTCGAGCGCGCCCTTAAGGCGGTCTCCACGGACGTTACGGAACAGACTTTCTTCTAA
- a CDS encoding TAXI family TRAP transporter solute-binding subunit: MFRSRINLTAAFIVCLSVLLFSCSTVAAAPAYPKFVKIGTGFPGGIWYPASAVLASELEAALKKAGINAPCSVQSTGGAFNVSAVHEGKDMVLTLTTAQNQYLAYKGMAPYEKPLTNLRLVGTQELMLAQLIVPEKSDIKDLSQLKNKKVNGGKLASTDRMMIEALLKAYGMTFNDIKAAGGEVMALGWDDASTMMQDGHMDFIGTYGGLMPSIVNLIVQPGVRFLSIDDAHADKVLADPSMTGYVKATMQPKTYDKQNYPVKTIAIPTTIVCNADLPEDFVYIVTKTIYESGYHKDSFKATEARGWPQICNPQDLPKVANIPLHPGALKYLNEKGIKVK, from the coding sequence ATGTTTCGTTCAAGAATTAATTTAACAGCCGCGTTTATCGTTTGCCTTAGTGTTCTTTTGTTCAGTTGCAGCACCGTCGCCGCCGCTCCGGCCTATCCAAAATTTGTCAAAATCGGCACGGGATTCCCCGGAGGCATATGGTATCCCGCTTCCGCCGTCCTGGCCTCGGAGCTGGAGGCCGCTTTGAAAAAAGCCGGTATCAACGCTCCCTGCTCCGTTCAATCCACCGGCGGCGCCTTTAATGTCTCCGCCGTGCACGAAGGCAAAGATATGGTGCTGACGCTGACCACCGCGCAGAACCAGTATCTGGCCTATAAGGGGATGGCTCCCTATGAAAAGCCGCTGACGAATCTGCGTCTGGTCGGGACCCAGGAGCTGATGCTCGCGCAGCTGATCGTTCCGGAAAAATCTGATATTAAAGATCTTAGTCAGCTGAAAAACAAGAAAGTCAACGGCGGCAAGCTTGCGTCTACCGACAGGATGATGATAGAAGCGCTCCTTAAAGCCTACGGCATGACGTTTAACGATATCAAAGCCGCGGGCGGAGAGGTCATGGCCCTTGGCTGGGACGACGCCTCCACGATGATGCAGGACGGGCATATGGACTTTATCGGTACCTACGGCGGGCTCATGCCGAGTATCGTCAACCTTATAGTGCAGCCCGGAGTCAGGTTCCTCAGTATAGATGACGCCCATGCCGACAAGGTGCTGGCCGACCCCTCGATGACCGGTTACGTGAAGGCCACCATGCAGCCTAAGACCTATGACAAGCAGAATTACCCTGTCAAGACAATCGCCATCCCCACCACCATCGTCTGCAACGCCGACCTCCCGGAAGATTTCGTCTATATTGTTACCAAGACTATCTATGAGTCCGGCTACCATAAAGATTCTTTTAAGGCCACTGAGGCGAGAGGCTGGCCGCAGATCTGTAATCCGCAGGACCTTCCCAAGGTCGCAAATATACCTCTCCACCCCGGCGCGTTAAAGTATCTCAACGAAAAGGGCATAAAGGTTAAATAA
- a CDS encoding TRAP transporter fused permease subunit, with amino-acid sequence MAHTEESNPTTAWGCLLKARKFGAKEILAFLIVGLSFAFVTFHLYTGMFGHPEAHFYRSLHLTGVLLLCFILFPLNRKSWSDSPNIWTVIDVVCILLTVVLEVYYLWDIEAFELRQVISPNTADVCMGIILWLLVLEGTRRSLGLPMVLIAIFFTFQALYSEQMFWIFYGPSTSLKSLVLDMFMQEGGIFGMPLGTIASFVVLFLIFGAFMEETGTGRTFTDLTLGAFGAKVGGPAKAAVVGSAFFGMLSGSSCANVTTTGTFTIPLMKRVGYESTYAGGVEACASTGGMFTPPIMGATAFVVAAYLGLSYVTVALAAAIPALCYYFALFAAVDFHARKSKIPPLRKEEMPVVKDVLKNGAHLLIPIALLVYFLVSGYTATTACFWSILGLFLVSFLKKSSRPGAENIVSVCEAAAKATVVTAMACAAAGIIVSTSTLSGVGLKLGTQIVSISGGHLWLALLLAAVLAVILGMGLTTTAVYIIMVVTVIPPIMQMGVPALAAHMYALFWGVLSNIIPPVAIASFTAAGIAKAGPMKTAAKGFCIGFPGLLVFATFVYNPGLIMIGSATDIIVNSVGCLIAVICFAAVMEGYAFTKINIFLRAILAVCSIISLSPHWGLTFAGLAGGVVILTLNYLAYKKEGLDFERGGELEA; translated from the coding sequence ATGGCTCACACAGAAGAATCTAATCCAACGACTGCCTGGGGATGCCTGCTTAAAGCCCGTAAGTTCGGGGCAAAAGAGATATTGGCATTTCTCATCGTCGGTTTGTCTTTTGCTTTTGTAACCTTCCATCTTTACACGGGGATGTTTGGCCACCCTGAGGCGCATTTCTACAGGTCCCTGCATCTGACCGGCGTCTTATTGTTATGCTTTATACTATTTCCCCTCAACAGGAAGTCATGGAGCGATAGTCCGAATATATGGACGGTGATCGATGTCGTATGCATCCTGTTGACGGTGGTTTTAGAAGTCTATTATCTTTGGGACATTGAAGCCTTTGAACTGCGTCAGGTCATCTCTCCCAACACTGCCGACGTCTGTATGGGGATCATCCTCTGGCTTCTGGTCCTGGAGGGTACGCGGCGTTCTTTGGGGCTGCCGATGGTGCTTATCGCTATCTTCTTCACCTTCCAGGCGCTGTACAGCGAACAGATGTTCTGGATCTTTTATGGGCCGAGCACGAGTTTGAAATCACTGGTTCTGGATATGTTCATGCAGGAGGGCGGTATCTTTGGCATGCCCCTCGGCACGATCGCCTCTTTTGTCGTCCTCTTCCTGATATTTGGCGCTTTCATGGAGGAGACCGGTACCGGACGCACCTTTACTGATCTTACCCTTGGCGCCTTCGGCGCGAAGGTCGGCGGACCCGCCAAAGCGGCGGTGGTTGGCAGCGCCTTCTTCGGCATGCTCTCAGGAAGCTCCTGTGCCAACGTTACGACCACCGGAACATTTACGATCCCCTTGATGAAAAGAGTCGGCTACGAGAGTACATATGCCGGCGGCGTTGAAGCCTGCGCCTCCACCGGCGGTATGTTTACACCGCCGATCATGGGGGCGACCGCCTTTGTCGTCGCCGCTTATTTGGGGCTTTCCTACGTAACGGTGGCGCTGGCCGCCGCCATCCCGGCGTTATGCTACTATTTCGCGCTTTTCGCCGCTGTGGACTTCCATGCCAGGAAGTCGAAAATCCCTCCTCTGAGAAAAGAGGAGATGCCGGTGGTGAAAGATGTCTTAAAAAACGGCGCACATCTGTTGATCCCGATCGCCCTCCTCGTCTATTTTCTGGTTTCGGGTTATACGGCCACCACGGCCTGTTTCTGGTCGATCCTTGGCCTGTTCCTGGTCAGCTTCCTGAAAAAATCCAGCCGTCCCGGCGCCGAAAATATAGTATCCGTTTGTGAGGCGGCGGCCAAGGCGACGGTCGTGACGGCGATGGCCTGCGCCGCGGCGGGGATCATCGTCAGCACCTCGACATTATCGGGCGTGGGGCTGAAACTGGGGACGCAGATCGTGAGTATCTCCGGCGGCCATCTGTGGCTGGCCCTGCTTCTGGCGGCAGTCCTGGCCGTAATACTGGGCATGGGGCTGACCACCACCGCGGTCTATATAATCATGGTCGTAACGGTCATTCCCCCTATCATGCAGATGGGCGTCCCCGCTCTGGCGGCTCATATGTACGCGCTCTTCTGGGGCGTGCTCTCGAATATCATACCGCCGGTGGCGATCGCCTCTTTCACCGCGGCCGGCATAGCCAAGGCCGGGCCGATGAAAACGGCGGCCAAGGGGTTCTGTATCGGCTTTCCCGGACTCCTGGTCTTTGCCACCTTCGTCTATAACCCCGGATTGATCATGATCGGCTCCGCGACAGATATTATTGTTAACAGTGTCGGATGCCTGATCGCGGTAATTTGTTTTGCGGCTGTCATGGAAGGATATGCCTTTACGAAGATCAACATCTTCCTTCGCGCCATATTGGCGGTATGTTCCATAATCTCCTTAAGCCCGCATTGGGGTCTGACCTTTGCGGGGCTGGCGGGGGGAGTTGTCATCCTAACGCTCAACTATCTCGCTTATAAAAAAGAGGGTCTTGATTTTGAACGGGGCGGAGAATTGGAGGCTTAA
- a CDS encoding AraC family ligand binding domain-containing protein: MFIIFRTQQWNWRNLHFHKGMEILLTLSDGGKMYINNAVYPIRRGSLFVMNSMDFHRSDGASDEQPYQFYAVNFDADEVSGVSTAEFDLTSCFLDHRNFNHRYQLDENQLERLLKQIKRLDYYLSPECSDYGKEVYGKICLAEMLIHINALYESTKNEAALPRSKKPLDRIFPVVQYIQEHYAEDLSLENLANTFFISKSQL, translated from the coding sequence ATGTTTATTATTTTTCGTACCCAGCAGTGGAATTGGCGCAATCTGCATTTTCACAAAGGGATGGAGATATTGCTGACCCTCTCCGACGGCGGCAAAATGTATATAAACAACGCGGTCTATCCCATCCGCCGGGGCTCTCTCTTTGTCATGAACAGCATGGATTTTCACCGCAGCGACGGCGCCAGCGACGAGCAGCCCTATCAGTTTTACGCGGTCAACTTTGACGCGGATGAGGTGAGTGGCGTTTCCACCGCCGAATTTGACCTAACCTCTTGTTTTCTGGATCACCGCAACTTCAACCACCGTTATCAGCTCGATGAAAATCAGCTGGAGAGGCTGCTGAAGCAGATCAAAAGGCTGGATTATTACCTCTCTCCGGAGTGTTCCGACTATGGGAAGGAGGTCTACGGCAAGATCTGTCTGGCGGAGATGCTCATACACATCAACGCGCTGTATGAGTCGACGAAAAACGAAGCCGCGCTTCCGCGCAGCAAAAAGCCACTTGACAGGATATTTCCCGTCGTCCAGTACATCCAGGAGCACTACGCGGAGGACCTTTCGCTGGAGAACCTCGCCAACACGTTCTTTATCAGCAAATCGCAGCTGTGA